From Canis lupus baileyi chromosome 16, mCanLup2.hap1, whole genome shotgun sequence, a single genomic window includes:
- the DYNC2I2 gene encoding cytoplasmic dynein 2 intermediate chain 2 isoform X3, which produces MAGCFEEKSCQTASIATAEAAAQTWKHVDAEVQTEAPVPVGVLPASQYDGPRLAAFLRRVEAMVIRELNKNWQSHAFDGFEVNWTEQQPTVTCLHTLGYPPAQGQGLHVTSVSWNTTGSVVACAYGRLDDGDWSTLKSFVCAWNLDRRGLNPQQPSAVVEVPSAVMCLAFHPTQPSHVAGGLYSGEVLVWDMSHPEDPLLWRTGLTDDTHTDPVYQVVWLPEPRHSHRFQVLSAATDGKVLLWQGLGAGQLQLTDGFALVVQQLPRNTKLRKPPRGETEVGATAVAFSSFDPSLFVLGTEGGFPLKCSLAAEEAALTRRPSSVPLRAPAQLIFSPHGGPIYSVSCSPFHRNLFLSAGTDGHIHLYSMLQAQPLASLQLSHKYLFAVRWSPVRPLVFAAASGEGDVQLFDLQKSSQKPTVSIKQTQNESPVYCLEFNHQQTQLLAAGDAEGTVKVWQLSTEFTEQGPRETEDLEQLAAEVAT; this is translated from the exons AAAAGTTGCCAGACGGCGAGCATTGCCACCGCGGAGGCGGCTGCCCAGACCTGGAAGCATGTGGATGCCGAGGTGCAGACGGAGGCTCCTGTGCCGGTTGGTGTGCTGCCCGCATCCCAGTACGACGGCCCCCGGCTTGCAGCCTTTCTTCGGAGGGTGGAGGCCATGGTTATTCGAGAGCTGAACAAGAACTGGCAGAGCCACGCTTTTGACGGCTTCGAGGTGAATTGGACTGAGCAGCAGCCGACG GTGACCTGTCTGCACACCCTGGGTTACCCTCCAGCCCAAGGGCAAGGTCTGCATGTGACCAGTGTCTCTTGGAACACCACAGGGTCTGTGGTGGCCTGTGCTTATGGCCG GTTGGATGATGGGGACTGGAGCACCCTGAAGTCCTTCGTGTGTGCCTGGAACCTGGACAGGCGAGGCCTGAACCCCCAGCAGCCATCGGCAGTGGTGGAGGTGCCCAGCGCCGTCATGTGCCTGGCCTTCCACCCCACGCAGCCGTCCCATGTTGCAG GTGGGCTGTACAGTGGCGAGGTGCTGGTGTGGGACATGAGCCATCCTGAGGACCCGCTGCTCTGGCGAACGGGCCTGACAGACGACACACACACGGACCCCGTGTACCAG GTGGTTTGGCTTCCAGAGCCCCGGCACAGCCACCGCTTCCAGGTGTTGAGCGCGGCCACGGACGGGAAGGTGCTGCTCTGGCAGGGGCTCGGGGCAGGCCAGCTGCAGCTCACGGACGGCTTCGCACTGGTGGTGCAGCAGCTCCCCAGGAACACCAAGCTGAGGAAG CCTCCCCGGGGAGAGACCGAGGTGGGCGCCACGGCGGTGGCCTTCTCCAGCTTTGACCCCAGCCTTTTCGTTCTGGGCACGGAAGGCGGCTTCCCACTCAAGTGCTCCCTGGCGGCGGAAGAGGCCGCCCTCACGCGGAGGCCTAGCTCCGTGCCCCTGCGGGCGCCGGCACAGCTCATCTTCTCTCCCCACGGGGGTCCCATCTACTCTGTGAGCTGTTCCCCCTTCCACAG GAACCTTTTCCTGAGCGCAGGGACGGACGGCCACATCCACCTGTACTCCATGTTGCAGGCCCAGCCCCTGGCATCCCTGCAGCTGTCCCACAAATACCTGTTTGCTGTGCGCTGGTCCCCAGTGCGCCCTTTGGTGTTTGCAGCCGCTTCTGGGGAAG GTGATGTACAGCTGTTTGATCTCCAGAAAAGCTCCCAGAAACCCACAGTTTCAATCAAGCAAACCCAGAATGAAAGCCCTGTCTACTGTCTGGAATTTAATCACCAGCAGACTCAGCTTCTGGCTGCCGGCGACGCCGAGGGCACAGTAAAGGTATGGCAGCTGAGCACCGAGTTCACGGAACAAGGACCCCGGGAGACCGAGGACTTGGAGCAGCTGGCAGCTGAGGTGGCCACCTAA